The following are from one region of the Salminus brasiliensis chromosome 14, fSalBra1.hap2, whole genome shotgun sequence genome:
- the asxl1 gene encoding polycomb group protein ASXL1 isoform X2, translating to MVCLLRLQEFGIGLRNAGILLYHTNLNSITSIPFFWLNVLYSSKNDFSHSGTAPLACLVTMLHSQVRGDRVKNSIFFKLPGRMSLFTLKKNAPQWSKNPAASEAADPSCTSAASTTVGAAEGAEQESCDSTETAAASGENDASVDETSSSASCSTEPQTRLSRSSQSGRQRKKAVMMPRVVLTPLKVNGEHVPSGAAGRRREGSRGGPGPTLRARSELGWKRPQHFKSMRGLRSGPMKRSRGGVEVDFETPGSILVNTNIRALINTRTFAAFPPHSQQQLLQLLPEVDRQIGPDGMARLSSSALNNEFFTHASQSWKERLAEGEFTHEMQVRFRQEMEKEKKVEAWKEKFFEEYHGQKSGLTREEALKLTMSDAGDVAEAVLGADTAAVATPKRRGVGRRRREGRIRRRSRADLRRRARRPLSKAAPTAVAQAEAEEEEEEEDDQAASDIATTAASPVPETAAVQGEIVLPADPELEAPAETLCPEAVRSPSPAPASTPVPTSTSSVCDEPEASTRLLPEVVEPAVASTSSPSSSSSSTSSSSSPSSSPSSTSDRPGAFAASSDSSSSSSSSSSSTAAVATDPLDDGASVITTGTAGTGASSRESSPAASPATASPAIQLKDQKRRPEESQAYTSFPEKRARLDERQSFRNTVDCVHSEKPQPTTEEPKVPPIRLSRIKPPWVKGPPTYQICPRIVPPNEGSRRSGTGARTLADIKARAQQARAQREAAAVAAATGDGAGPGGGGPGGGTGIPDRSSGRRSREHPGPIEPGGGGGGGGGGGGGGRRGGGGGRVDVEEQESPASSHSSGAQLQLSNVETSEKPQASTPQTVPSPSSVSSNPSVLLSESPKTTTPSPPEADSPASQDQVEEICGVEEVATCSSDKASEQTLDTPVPTPSETESVSSHQEARGDEADSSDSRTVTPSCTPVPNEAVNLVPTSIPDSLPRFGAQGVDVIRTLAASSQSWEGEQNQNEHRCSTTGVIQHGSDVKGPKETLVTTRNGFVEGSEERGVRQRTLQEHKTGETDADCKYGSYETPLPCPPDTTREEDTGMHSDSTETASDFENETQEDDTVDWHRTMDHNGVQAQNTKSQNQPVIQTPSRITSCTLSPPQHQQPVIQAHVSNPAHSQTVIQARFPNGMPNQPVIQPQKQHTIRHSQEQNSNALTQAHVQSYHTQGEKDQSRAQSLNENSNGGKLFVPEDDTKAFNRGPVDDAGLKNSAIAAVKRIQSSARPVSSVEANNPLVTQLLQGSLPLEKVLPQPHSVSKLEINRLPGTPPGLPSNRQPGGPPRTLAPRFRGSAETGSAESVGSEFQQKAPPARVSPGPGRNYGPSPPGTAQSRMTCLFEEAGGSRSTVVQQFVSQQPGSTAPPGAVPVITPLPSTSSTSRPADVNSQSAPGTLESAVIKEHPTPQPSRGETPERATAGFQQRSNSLPKPVCRTSPDAPSPPHGDLCPTEVVPTVKISWRPSKPHPPQPQSYQQQLSIAATVKNEASSRPSCQQALTKNSQSPISGNGSVVVVTKKEPLSSMDSYVSGGAMEGLLNMEMSLARMAKKEQGKNPYVRQTDSSASPVSSSPSSTSASSLPYHLYGKLPKLQQSGGGGTGSGFSYTANVSVVDSSGFSRSIGDSVLQLRPRVGVGNAGGQSATLSIQAFADSAAEEVALKCSCRLKAMIMCQGCGAFCHDDCIGPSKLCVSCLVVR from the exons TCAGGGAGACAGAGGAAGAAAGCTGTAATGATGCCTCGTGTGGTTCTCACTCCACTCAAGGTCAACGGTGAACACGTCCCATCAG GAGCTGCGGGGAGGCGCAGGGAAGGGTCTAGGGGGGGTCCAGGCCCGACACTTCGAGCCCGCTCCGAGCTGGGCTGGAAACGCCCCCAGCACTTCAAGAGCATGCGTGGCCTTCGTTCAG GGCCAATGAAGAGGAGTCGTGGTGGTGTAGAGGTGGACTTTGAAACTCCAGGTTCAATCTTGGTAAACACCAACATCCGTGCACTGATTAACACACGCACGTTTGCAGCATTTCCTCCCCACTCTCAGCAACAGCTCCTCCAGCTTCTTCCAGAGGTGGACAGACAG aTTGGACCTGATGGTATGGCTCGGCTCAGTAGTTCAGCACTGAATAATGAGTTTTTCACTCATGCCTCTCAGAGCTGGAAAGAGAGACTTGCTGAAG GTGAGTTCACACACGAGATGCAAGTTCGCTTTAGacaagagatggagaaggaaaagaaagtGGAGGCGTGGAAGGAAAAGTTCTTTGAGGAGTATCATGGCCAAAA GTCTGGCTTGACCCGTGAGGAGGCACTGAAGCTCACAATGAGTGATGCAGGAGATGTTGCTGAAGCTGTGTTGGGGGCTGACACTGCTGCTGTGGCAACACCCAAGAGGAGAGGTGTTGGAAGGCGGCGGAGAGAGGGTCGTATTAGGAGGCGATCACGCGCTGACCTCAGGCGCAGGGCCCGTCGGCCACTCAGCAAGGCTGCTCCCACAGCTGTGGCtcaagcagaagcagaagaagaagaagaagaagaagatgaccAAGCTGCATCAGACATTGCCACCACTGCTGCATCACCTGTGCCAGAGACTGCTGCGGTCCAAGGAGAAATCGTCCTTCCAGCAGATCCAGAACTGGAAGCACCTGCAGAAACCCTCTGTCCAGAAGCAGTCCGGTCCCCCTCCCCTGCTCCTGCATCCACTCCTGTTCCCACTTCTACAAGCTCAGTCTGCGATGAACCAGAAGCTTCCACCCGCCTGCTGCCTGAAGTCGTTGAGCCAGCTGTTGCCTCCACCTCCtctccttcttcctcctcttcctcaacATCGTCATCGTCCTCTCCTTCCTCATCACCTTCCTCTACCTCCGACCGGCCAGGCGCCTTCGCTGCCAGCTCCGACTCCTCGTCATCTTCGTCTTCTTCCTcgtcctccactgctgctgtgGCCACCGACCCGCTTGACGATGGAGCCTCGGTCATCACCACTGGTACAGCAGGCACTGGTGCCAGCAGCAGGGAGAGCAGCCCAGCTGCAAGTCCCGCTACAGCCAGCCCCGCTATTCAGCTCAAGGATCAGAAGAGGAGACCCGAAGAGTCCCAGGCCTACACCAGCTTCCCCGAGAAAAGGGCGCGGCTGGATGAGCGTCAGTCCTTTCGTAACACAGTTGACTGTGTGCACTCAGAAAAGCCACAGCCGACAACCGAGGAGCCCAAGGTCCCGCCAATCCGG CTCTCCCGGATCAAACCGCCCTGGGTCAAAGGGCCGCCAACGTACCAAATCTGTCCCCGCATCGTGCCCCCCAACGAGGGGTCGCGGCGCAGTGGGACGGGGGCGCGCACCCTGGCGGACATCAAGGCCCGTGCCCAGCAAGCCCGTGCACAGCGGGAAGCCGCTGCTGTTGCTGCAGCCACTGGGGACGGGGCAGGGCCTGGGGGGGGCGGCCCGGGGGGTGGTACTGGGATACCGGATCGCTCCAGCGGGAGACGTTCGAGAGAGCACCCGGGTCCCATTGaaccaggaggaggaggaggaggaggaggaggaggaggaggaggaggaagacgaggaggaggaggaggaagagttgATGTGGAGGAACAGGAATCGCCTGCGAGCTCTCATTCGTCTGGAGCACAATTACAGCTATCCAATGTAGAAACTTCAGAGAAGCCTCAGGCCTCTACCCCACAGACTGTACCGTCGCCGTCCTCTGTATCCTCTAATCCTTCTGTGCTGCTATCAGAGTCTCCTAAAACCACCACACCCTCACCACCTGAGGCAGACAGTCCAGCCTCCCAGGACCAGGTGGAAGAAATTTGTGGTGTAGAGGAGGTGGCCACTTGCTCTAGTGACAAAGCCTCAGAACAGACCTTAGACACTCCAGTGCCTACTCCAAGTGAGACAGAGTCTGTAAGCAGTCACCAAGAGGCCAGGGGCGATGAAGCAGATTCTAGTGACAGCAGAACAGTGACTCCTAGTTGTACACCGGTGCCCAATGAAGCAGTTAATCTGGTTCCCACATCCATACCTGATTCACTGCCTAGGTTTGGTGCTCAGGGTGTTGATGTGATCAGAACCCTTGCAGCATCCTCTCAGTCTTGGGAAGGTGAACAGAATCAGAATGAGCATCGTTGTAGTACTACTGGGGTCATCCAGCATGGCTCAGATGTCAAAGGCCCCAAAGAGACTCTTGTTACAACCCGAAACGGTTTTGTAGAGGGTTCAGAGGAGCGTGGAGTTAGGCAGAGAACACTGCAGGAACATAAGACTGGAGAGACTGATGCTGATTGTAAATATGGAAGCTATGAAACTCCTCTCCCTTGTCCTCCAGATACCACCAGAGAGGAAGATACTGGGATGCACAGCGACTCCACGGAGACAGCATCAGATTTTGAGAACGAAACTCAAGAGGATGACACCGTGGACTGGCATAGAACGATGGACCATAATGGAGTGCAGGCTCAGAATACGAAATCCCAGAATCAGCCTGTCATCCAGACACCAAGCCGAATTACCTCGTGCACTTTGAGCCCTCCACAGCACCAGCAGCCAGTCATTCAGGCCCATGTCTCTAACCCTGCCCATAGTCAAACTGTCATTCAGGCTCGTTTTCCCAATGGCATGCCAAACCAGCCAGTAATTCAGCCTCAAAAGCAACACACAATCCGCCATTCCCAAGAGCAAAACTCCAATGCCTTGACCCAGGCCCATGTGCAATCATACCATACACAGGGAGAGAAGGACCAAAGCAGAGCTCAAAGTCTGAACGAGAACAGCAATGGTGGCAAGCTGTTTGTCCCAGAGGATGATACTAAAGCGTTCAACAGGGGGCCTGTGGATGATGCTGGATTGAAGAACTCTGCCATTGCTGCTGTGAAGAGAATTCAAAGTTCTGCTCGGCCTGTGTCCTCTGTGGAGGCGAACAACCCTCTGGTGACCCAGCTTCTTCAAGGCAGTCTGCCTTTAGAGAAAGTATTACCCCAGCCACACTCTGTAAGTAAGTTGGAGATAAATCGACTCCCTGGGACGCCACCAGGCCTGCCATCCAACCGCCAGCCTGGAGGACCTCCCAGGACTCTGGCTCCCCGCTTTAGAGGCTCTGCTGAGACAGGATCTGCAGAATCTGTTGGTTCAGAATTTCAACAAAAAGCACCCCCTGCTCGGGTGTCCCCAGGTCCTGGACGGAATTATGGTCCCTCCCCACCTGGCACTGCACAGTCTCGAATGACGTGCTTGTTTGAGGAGGCCGGCGGCTCTCGTAGCACAGTTGTCCAGCAGTTTGTTTCTCAGCAGCCAGGAAGCACTGCGCCTCCTGGTGCTGTACCAGTCATTACCCCTCTACCCTCCACATCCTCCACCTCTAGGCCAGCGGATGTCAATTCTCAGAGTGCTCCTGGAACATTGGAATCAGCGGTCATCAAAGAGCACCCCACACCTCAGCCTTCACGGGGTGAAACTCCAGAGAGGGCAACAGCTGGTTTTCAGCAGCGCTCCAATAGCCTCCCCAAGCCTGTGTGCAGAACCTCGCCTGATGCTCCTTCTCCTCCACATGGTGACCTCTGTCCGACTGAAGTTGTACCTACTGTTAAGATCAGCTGGCGTCCGTCtaaaccccacccaccccaACCTCAGTCCTATCAGCAGCAGCTCTCTATTGCAGCTACTGTGAAGAATGAGGCCTCTTCACGCCCCTCATGCCAGCAAGCTCTTACCAAAAATTCACAGTCTCCAATCAGTGGCAATGGGTCTGTTGTAGTAGTAACCAAAAAAGAGCCTCTGAGCTCTATGGACAGTTATGTGAGTGGAGGAGCAATGGAAGGACTGCTTAACATGGAAATGTCTCTTGCAAGAATGGCGAAAAAAGAGCAAGGCAAAAATCCTTATGTTCGACAAACAGACTCCTCAGCCTCCCCggtctcctcctctccttcctctACCTCTGCCTCATCGCTCCCCTACCATCTGTATGGAAAGCTGCCTAAACTGCAGCAGAGTGGAGGTGGAGGCACTGGATCTGGCTTCAGCTACACAGCTAATGTGTCTGTAGTGGACAGTAGTGGCTTCTCCCGCAGCATAGGGGATAGCGTGCTGCAGCTGCGGCCACGTGTTGGCGTCGGGAACGCTGGAGGCCAAAGCGCTACTCTTAGCATCCAGGCATTTGCTGACAGCGCTGCAGAAGAAGTGGCCCTTAAGTGTTCCTGCCGTCTCAAGGCCATGATCATGTGTCAAGGGTGCGGTGCCTTCTGCCATGATGACTGCATCGGCCCCTCAAAACTCTGTGTTTCTTGTCTGGTGGTCAGATAG
- the asxl1 gene encoding polycomb group protein ASXL1 isoform X5, with translation MKDKQKRKKERTWAEAARMVLEDFSDAPMTPKQILQVIQTKGLKEMRSGTAPLACLVTMLHSQVRGDRVKNSIFFKLPGRMSLFTLKKNAPQWSKNPAASEAADPSCTSAASTTVGAAEGAEQESCDSTETAAASGENDASVDETSSSASCSTEPQTRLSRSSQSGRQRKKAVMMPRVVLTPLKVNGEHVPSGPMKRSRGGVEVDFETPGSILVNTNIRALINTRTFAAFPPHSQQQLLQLLPEVDRQIGPDGMARLSSSALNNEFFTHASQSWKERLAEGEFTHEMQVRFRQEMEKEKKVEAWKEKFFEEYHGQKSGLTREEALKLTMSDAGDVAEAVLGADTAAVATPKRRGVGRRRREGRIRRRSRADLRRRARRPLSKAAPTAVAQAEAEEEEEEEDDQAASDIATTAASPVPETAAVQGEIVLPADPELEAPAETLCPEAVRSPSPAPASTPVPTSTSSVCDEPEASTRLLPEVVEPAVASTSSPSSSSSSTSSSSSPSSSPSSTSDRPGAFAASSDSSSSSSSSSSSTAAVATDPLDDGASVITTGTAGTGASSRESSPAASPATASPAIQLKDQKRRPEESQAYTSFPEKRARLDERQSFRNTVDCVHSEKPQPTTEEPKVPPIRIQLSRIKPPWVKGPPTYQICPRIVPPNEGSRRSGTGARTLADIKARAQQARAQREAAAVAAATGDGAGPGGGGPGGGTGIPDRSSGRRSREHPGPIEPGGGGGGGGGGGGGGRRGGGGGRVDVEEQESPASSHSSGAQLQLSNVETSEKPQASTPQTVPSPSSVSSNPSVLLSESPKTTTPSPPEADSPASQDQVEEICGVEEVATCSSDKASEQTLDTPVPTPSETESVSSHQEARGDEADSSDSRTVTPSCTPVPNEAVNLVPTSIPDSLPRFGAQGVDVIRTLAASSQSWEGEQNQNEHRCSTTGVIQHGSDVKGPKETLVTTRNGFVEGSEERGVRQRTLQEHKTGETDADCKYGSYETPLPCPPDTTREEDTGMHSDSTETASDFENETQEDDTVDWHRTMDHNGVQAQNTKSQNQPVIQTPSRITSCTLSPPQHQQPVIQAHVSNPAHSQTVIQARFPNGMPNQPVIQPQKQHTIRHSQEQNSNALTQAHVQSYHTQGEKDQSRAQSLNENSNGGKLFVPEDDTKAFNRGPVDDAGLKNSAIAAVKRIQSSARPVSSVEANNPLVTQLLQGSLPLEKVLPQPHSVSKLEINRLPGTPPGLPSNRQPGGPPRTLAPRFRGSAETGSAESVGSEFQQKAPPARVSPGPGRNYGPSPPGTAQSRMTCLFEEAGGSRSTVVQQFVSQQPGSTAPPGAVPVITPLPSTSSTSRPADVNSQSAPGTLESAVIKEHPTPQPSRGETPERATAGFQQRSNSLPKPVCRTSPDAPSPPHGDLCPTEVVPTVKISWRPSKPHPPQPQSYQQQLSIAATVKNEASSRPSCQQALTKNSQSPISGNGSVVVVTKKEPLSSMDSYVSGGAMEGLLNMEMSLARMAKKEQGKNPYVRQTDSSASPVSSSPSSTSASSLPYHLYGKLPKLQQSGGGGTGSGFSYTANVSVVDSSGFSRSIGDSVLQLRPRVGVGNAGGQSATLSIQAFADSAAEEVALKCSCRLKAMIMCQGCGAFCHDDCIGPSKLCVSCLVVR, from the exons TCAGGGAGACAGAGGAAGAAAGCTGTAATGATGCCTCGTGTGGTTCTCACTCCACTCAAGGTCAACGGTGAACACGTCCCATCAG GGCCAATGAAGAGGAGTCGTGGTGGTGTAGAGGTGGACTTTGAAACTCCAGGTTCAATCTTGGTAAACACCAACATCCGTGCACTGATTAACACACGCACGTTTGCAGCATTTCCTCCCCACTCTCAGCAACAGCTCCTCCAGCTTCTTCCAGAGGTGGACAGACAG aTTGGACCTGATGGTATGGCTCGGCTCAGTAGTTCAGCACTGAATAATGAGTTTTTCACTCATGCCTCTCAGAGCTGGAAAGAGAGACTTGCTGAAG GTGAGTTCACACACGAGATGCAAGTTCGCTTTAGacaagagatggagaaggaaaagaaagtGGAGGCGTGGAAGGAAAAGTTCTTTGAGGAGTATCATGGCCAAAA GTCTGGCTTGACCCGTGAGGAGGCACTGAAGCTCACAATGAGTGATGCAGGAGATGTTGCTGAAGCTGTGTTGGGGGCTGACACTGCTGCTGTGGCAACACCCAAGAGGAGAGGTGTTGGAAGGCGGCGGAGAGAGGGTCGTATTAGGAGGCGATCACGCGCTGACCTCAGGCGCAGGGCCCGTCGGCCACTCAGCAAGGCTGCTCCCACAGCTGTGGCtcaagcagaagcagaagaagaagaagaagaagaagatgaccAAGCTGCATCAGACATTGCCACCACTGCTGCATCACCTGTGCCAGAGACTGCTGCGGTCCAAGGAGAAATCGTCCTTCCAGCAGATCCAGAACTGGAAGCACCTGCAGAAACCCTCTGTCCAGAAGCAGTCCGGTCCCCCTCCCCTGCTCCTGCATCCACTCCTGTTCCCACTTCTACAAGCTCAGTCTGCGATGAACCAGAAGCTTCCACCCGCCTGCTGCCTGAAGTCGTTGAGCCAGCTGTTGCCTCCACCTCCtctccttcttcctcctcttcctcaacATCGTCATCGTCCTCTCCTTCCTCATCACCTTCCTCTACCTCCGACCGGCCAGGCGCCTTCGCTGCCAGCTCCGACTCCTCGTCATCTTCGTCTTCTTCCTcgtcctccactgctgctgtgGCCACCGACCCGCTTGACGATGGAGCCTCGGTCATCACCACTGGTACAGCAGGCACTGGTGCCAGCAGCAGGGAGAGCAGCCCAGCTGCAAGTCCCGCTACAGCCAGCCCCGCTATTCAGCTCAAGGATCAGAAGAGGAGACCCGAAGAGTCCCAGGCCTACACCAGCTTCCCCGAGAAAAGGGCGCGGCTGGATGAGCGTCAGTCCTTTCGTAACACAGTTGACTGTGTGCACTCAGAAAAGCCACAGCCGACAACCGAGGAGCCCAAGGTCCCGCCAATCCGG ATTCAGCTCTCCCGGATCAAACCGCCCTGGGTCAAAGGGCCGCCAACGTACCAAATCTGTCCCCGCATCGTGCCCCCCAACGAGGGGTCGCGGCGCAGTGGGACGGGGGCGCGCACCCTGGCGGACATCAAGGCCCGTGCCCAGCAAGCCCGTGCACAGCGGGAAGCCGCTGCTGTTGCTGCAGCCACTGGGGACGGGGCAGGGCCTGGGGGGGGCGGCCCGGGGGGTGGTACTGGGATACCGGATCGCTCCAGCGGGAGACGTTCGAGAGAGCACCCGGGTCCCATTGaaccaggaggaggaggaggaggaggaggaggaggaggaggaggaggaagacgaggaggaggaggaggaagagttgATGTGGAGGAACAGGAATCGCCTGCGAGCTCTCATTCGTCTGGAGCACAATTACAGCTATCCAATGTAGAAACTTCAGAGAAGCCTCAGGCCTCTACCCCACAGACTGTACCGTCGCCGTCCTCTGTATCCTCTAATCCTTCTGTGCTGCTATCAGAGTCTCCTAAAACCACCACACCCTCACCACCTGAGGCAGACAGTCCAGCCTCCCAGGACCAGGTGGAAGAAATTTGTGGTGTAGAGGAGGTGGCCACTTGCTCTAGTGACAAAGCCTCAGAACAGACCTTAGACACTCCAGTGCCTACTCCAAGTGAGACAGAGTCTGTAAGCAGTCACCAAGAGGCCAGGGGCGATGAAGCAGATTCTAGTGACAGCAGAACAGTGACTCCTAGTTGTACACCGGTGCCCAATGAAGCAGTTAATCTGGTTCCCACATCCATACCTGATTCACTGCCTAGGTTTGGTGCTCAGGGTGTTGATGTGATCAGAACCCTTGCAGCATCCTCTCAGTCTTGGGAAGGTGAACAGAATCAGAATGAGCATCGTTGTAGTACTACTGGGGTCATCCAGCATGGCTCAGATGTCAAAGGCCCCAAAGAGACTCTTGTTACAACCCGAAACGGTTTTGTAGAGGGTTCAGAGGAGCGTGGAGTTAGGCAGAGAACACTGCAGGAACATAAGACTGGAGAGACTGATGCTGATTGTAAATATGGAAGCTATGAAACTCCTCTCCCTTGTCCTCCAGATACCACCAGAGAGGAAGATACTGGGATGCACAGCGACTCCACGGAGACAGCATCAGATTTTGAGAACGAAACTCAAGAGGATGACACCGTGGACTGGCATAGAACGATGGACCATAATGGAGTGCAGGCTCAGAATACGAAATCCCAGAATCAGCCTGTCATCCAGACACCAAGCCGAATTACCTCGTGCACTTTGAGCCCTCCACAGCACCAGCAGCCAGTCATTCAGGCCCATGTCTCTAACCCTGCCCATAGTCAAACTGTCATTCAGGCTCGTTTTCCCAATGGCATGCCAAACCAGCCAGTAATTCAGCCTCAAAAGCAACACACAATCCGCCATTCCCAAGAGCAAAACTCCAATGCCTTGACCCAGGCCCATGTGCAATCATACCATACACAGGGAGAGAAGGACCAAAGCAGAGCTCAAAGTCTGAACGAGAACAGCAATGGTGGCAAGCTGTTTGTCCCAGAGGATGATACTAAAGCGTTCAACAGGGGGCCTGTGGATGATGCTGGATTGAAGAACTCTGCCATTGCTGCTGTGAAGAGAATTCAAAGTTCTGCTCGGCCTGTGTCCTCTGTGGAGGCGAACAACCCTCTGGTGACCCAGCTTCTTCAAGGCAGTCTGCCTTTAGAGAAAGTATTACCCCAGCCACACTCTGTAAGTAAGTTGGAGATAAATCGACTCCCTGGGACGCCACCAGGCCTGCCATCCAACCGCCAGCCTGGAGGACCTCCCAGGACTCTGGCTCCCCGCTTTAGAGGCTCTGCTGAGACAGGATCTGCAGAATCTGTTGGTTCAGAATTTCAACAAAAAGCACCCCCTGCTCGGGTGTCCCCAGGTCCTGGACGGAATTATGGTCCCTCCCCACCTGGCACTGCACAGTCTCGAATGACGTGCTTGTTTGAGGAGGCCGGCGGCTCTCGTAGCACAGTTGTCCAGCAGTTTGTTTCTCAGCAGCCAGGAAGCACTGCGCCTCCTGGTGCTGTACCAGTCATTACCCCTCTACCCTCCACATCCTCCACCTCTAGGCCAGCGGATGTCAATTCTCAGAGTGCTCCTGGAACATTGGAATCAGCGGTCATCAAAGAGCACCCCACACCTCAGCCTTCACGGGGTGAAACTCCAGAGAGGGCAACAGCTGGTTTTCAGCAGCGCTCCAATAGCCTCCCCAAGCCTGTGTGCAGAACCTCGCCTGATGCTCCTTCTCCTCCACATGGTGACCTCTGTCCGACTGAAGTTGTACCTACTGTTAAGATCAGCTGGCGTCCGTCtaaaccccacccaccccaACCTCAGTCCTATCAGCAGCAGCTCTCTATTGCAGCTACTGTGAAGAATGAGGCCTCTTCACGCCCCTCATGCCAGCAAGCTCTTACCAAAAATTCACAGTCTCCAATCAGTGGCAATGGGTCTGTTGTAGTAGTAACCAAAAAAGAGCCTCTGAGCTCTATGGACAGTTATGTGAGTGGAGGAGCAATGGAAGGACTGCTTAACATGGAAATGTCTCTTGCAAGAATGGCGAAAAAAGAGCAAGGCAAAAATCCTTATGTTCGACAAACAGACTCCTCAGCCTCCCCggtctcctcctctccttcctctACCTCTGCCTCATCGCTCCCCTACCATCTGTATGGAAAGCTGCCTAAACTGCAGCAGAGTGGAGGTGGAGGCACTGGATCTGGCTTCAGCTACACAGCTAATGTGTCTGTAGTGGACAGTAGTGGCTTCTCCCGCAGCATAGGGGATAGCGTGCTGCAGCTGCGGCCACGTGTTGGCGTCGGGAACGCTGGAGGCCAAAGCGCTACTCTTAGCATCCAGGCATTTGCTGACAGCGCTGCAGAAGAAGTGGCCCTTAAGTGTTCCTGCCGTCTCAAGGCCATGATCATGTGTCAAGGGTGCGGTGCCTTCTGCCATGATGACTGCATCGGCCCCTCAAAACTCTGTGTTTCTTGTCTGGTGGTCAGATAG